From Scleropages formosus chromosome 1, fSclFor1.1, whole genome shotgun sequence, a single genomic window includes:
- the pitpnm2 gene encoding membrane-associated phosphatidylinositol transfer protein 2 isoform X6, producing the protein MLIKEYRIPMPMSVEEYRIAQLYMIQKKSREETCGEGSGVEILENRPYTDGPGGSGQYTHKVYHIGMHIPSWFRSILPKAALRVEEESWNAYPYTRTRYTCPFVEKFSIDIETYYKPDTGNQVDVFNLSSAEKRQRSLDPIDIVKDPIPPNEYKPEEDPRLYKSVKTKRGPLAEDWIEEFRNNPDKTPIMCAYKLCKVEFRYWGMQSKIERFIHDVGLRKVMVRAHRQAWCWQDEWCGLTMEDIRQLELETQLMLAQKMAQFSCTEETTDTGRATGSPEKDQGAKEVISSIEAEGSTGAVDTLQARAGLTKQWSTSSRSSRSSKRGGSPSRQSISEWRMQSIARDSEDSSDEEFFDAHEDLSDSEVVFPKEITKWSSNDLMDKIEAADVDESQGELYQETSGEYAVVASVETLNEDGSTQESLQPSKIHVLILVLHGGNILDTGGGDQSSKQGDVNTISTAFETVMRVHYPAALGRIAIRLVPCPAICAEAFSLVSNLSPYSYDEGCLSNSQDHIPLAALPLLATSSPQYQEAVATVIVRANQVYGDFIKSLEGATFSGQVCLIGDCVGGILGFDALCNSSQMVSESQNSSRRGSVVSVQDNDLLSPGIVVNSSYCSAASSLEGSRHLSRSNIDIPRSSGPDDPKKQLPRKRSDSSTYELDTIKQHQAFLSSLHSSVLRSDVGSRRSSSSTMLEGNSLGKFDFEVSDFFLFGSPLGLVLALRKTVIPMLDVAQLRPACQQVYNLFHPADPSASRLEPLLEKKFHLLPPFNVPRYQRFPLGDGNSALLVAARWWGTKRIDFALYCPDALTAFPTVALPHLFHASYWESTDVVSFLLRQVMRHENSSILELDGKEVSEFTPSKPREKWLRKRTHVKIRNVTANHRVNDAVFTEDGQQVVTGRFMYGPLDMVTLTGEKVDIHIMTQPPSGEWVYFDTELTNSSGRVSYVIPEGKRLGIGVYPVKMVVRGDHTFADSYLTVLPRGTEFVVFSIDGSFAASVSIMGSDPKVRAGAVDVVRHWQDLGYLIIYITGRPDMQKQRVVAWLSQHNFPHGIVSFCDGLVHDPLRHKANFLKSLITDAHMKIFAGYGSTKDISVYSSIGLAPSQIYIVGRPTKKMQHQCQFITDGYAAHLSQLEYNHRSRPAKSGSARMVLRKGSFGLGANSDFLRKRNHLLRTISSQPTPSSPTGASGHARPERTQSQSDSERERTERAQRSMSIAAGCWGRSGSAKQEPGALSPK; encoded by the exons AAGAAGAGCCGCGAGGAGACCTGTGGCGAGGGCAGCGGGGTGGAGATCCTGGAGAACCGGCCTTACACAGACGGCCCGGGTGGCTCTGGCCAGTACACCCACAAGGTGTACCACATTGGCATGCACATTCCCAGCTGGTTCCGCTCCATCTTGCCCAAAGCGGCCCTGCGTGTGGAGGAGGAGTCCTGGAACGCCTACCCATACACGCGCACGCG ATACACTTGTCCCTTCGTGGAGAAGTTCTCTATTGACATTGAGACGTACTATAAACCCGACACGGGGAACCAGGTGGATGTCTTCAACTTGTCCTCTGCAGAGAAGAGACAGAGGAGTCTAG ACCCCATCGATATTGTGAAGGACCCCATCCCCCCAAATGAGTACAAACCAGAGGAGGACCCCCGCCTTTATAAGTCTGTGAAGACAAAGAGGGGGCCCCTAGCAGAAGACTGGATTGAGGAGTTCAGGAACAATCCGGACAAGACACCCATCATGTGTGCCTACAAGCTGTGCAAAGTGGAGTTCCGCTACTGGGGCATGCAGTCCAAAATCGAGCGTTTCATCCATGATGTGG GACTGCGGAAGGTGATGGTGCGAGCTCACCGCCAGGCCTGGTGCTGGCAGGACGAATGGTGTGGCCTCACCATGGAGGACATTcggcagctggagctggagacaCAGCTGATGCTGGCGCAGAAGATGGCACAGTTTAGCTGCACAGAGGAGACGACTGACACGGGCCGTGCCACTGGCTCACCTGAGAAGGACCAGGGTGCCAAGGAAGTGATCAGCTCTATCGAGGCGGAGGGATCAACGGGAGCAGTGGACACGCTGCAGGCACGGGCAGGTCTCACCAAGCAGTGGTCCACCTCCTCCAGGTCTTCACGCTCATCTAAGAGAGGAG GGAGTCCATCTCGGCAGAGTATCTCGGAGTGGAGGATGCAGAGCATTGCACGGGACTCCGAGGACAGCTCTGACGAGGAGTTCTTTGATGCTCACG AGGACCTTTCGGACAGTGAGGTTGTCTTCCCCAAGGAGATCACCAAGTGGAGCTCCAATGATTTGATGGACAAGATTGAGGCTGCCGACGTTGACGAAAGTCAAG GGGAGCTGTATCAGGAGACATCTGGAGAGTATGCAGTGGTGGCTAGTGTGGAGACGCTCAACGAG GATGGCTCCACACAGGAATCCCTGCAGCCATCCAAGATCCACGTCCTCATCCTTGTTTTGCATGGCGGTAACATCCTGGACACTGGCGGTGGTGACCAGAGCAGCAAGCAAGGGGACGTCAACACCATCAGCACAGCCTTTGAGACGGTGATGCGCGTGCACTATCCAGCAGCCCTGGGCCGCATTGCCATCCGCTTGGTGCCTTGCCCCGCCATCTGTGCCGAGGCTTTCTCCCTGGTGTCCAA CCTGAGCCCCTACAGCTACGATGAAGGGTGCCTCTCCAACAGCCAGGATCACATTCCATTGGCTGCCCTGCCACTGCTTGCCACCTCCTCGCCGCAGTACCAGGAAGCTGTGGCAACCGTCATCGTGCGGGCCAATCAGGTGTATGGTGACTTCATCAAGTCCCTGGAGGGCGCTACCTTCTCTGGACAG GTATGTCTGATTGGGGACTGCGTGGGAGGAATCCTCGGGTTCGATGCCCTCTGCAACAGCAGCCAGATGGTGTCTGAGAGCCAGAACAGCAGTCGGCGTGGCAGCGTGGTGAGCGTTCAG GATAACGACCTGCTGTCCCCTGGGATCGTCGTCAACAGCAGCTACTGCTCGGCAGCCTCCTCGCTGGAGGGCAGCCGCCACCTGAGCCGCAGTAACATCGACATCCCACGCTCCAGCGGGCCCGACGACCCAAAGAAGCAGCTGCCTCGCAAGCGCAGCGACTCGTCCACTTACGAGCTCGACACCATCAAGCAGCACCAGGCGTTCCTGTCCAG CCTGCACTCCAGTGTGCTGAGGAGCGATGTAGGCTCCCgcaggtccagcagcagcactatgCTGGAGGGGAACTCTTTGGGCAAGTTTGACTTTGAGGTGTCGGACTTCTTCCTCTTTGGATCCCCCCTGGGCCTGGTGCTCGCCCTCAGAAAGACTGTCATTCCAATGCTGGACG TGGCCCAGCTCCGACCAGCCTGCCAGCAAGTGTACAACCTCTTCCACCCTGCTGACCCCTCAGCTTCACGCCTTGAGCCCCTTCTGGAGAAGAAATTCCACCTTCTGCCCCCATTCAACGTGCCCCGGTATCAGCGCTTTCCGCTCGGGGACGGCAACTCTGCTCTGCTGG TCGCAGCCCGCTGGTGGGGCACCAAGCGGATCGACTTTGCACTCTACTGCCCTGATGCCCTGACTGCCTTTCCTACTGTGGCCCTGCCCCACCTCTTTCACGCTTCCTACTGGGAGTCCACCGATGTGGTGTCCTTCCTGCTCCGACAG GTCATGAGACATGAGAATTCCAGCATCCTGGAGCTGGATGGCAAGGAGGTGTCTGAGTTCACTCCCTCCAAACCGCGTGAGAAGTGGCTAAGGAAGAGGACCCACGTAAAGATCAGG AATGTCACAGCCAACCACAGGGTGAACGATGCAGTATTCACAGAAgatggacagcaggtagtgacTGGAAGGTTCATGTACGGCCCACTGGATATGGTCACATTGACCGGGGAGAAG GTGGACATCCACATCATGACCCAGCCTCCGTCAGGGGAGTGGGTGTACTTTGACACCGAGCTGACCAACAGTAGCGGCCGTGTCTCTTATGTAATCCCCGAGGGTAAACGGCTGGGTATCGGGGTCTACCCAGTGAAGATGGTGGTCAG GGGTGACCACACCTTTGCAGACAGCTACTTGACCGTGCTGCCTCGTGGGACTGAGTTTGTGGTGTTCAGCATTGACGGGTCTTTTGCAGCCAGTGTGTCCATCATGGGCAGTGACCCTAAAGTGCGGGCTGGGGCAGTAGACGTCGTCAG ACACTGGCAGGACCTGGGCTACCTGATCATCTACATCACGGGCCGGCCAGACATGCAGAAGCAGCGTGTGGTTGCCTGGCTCTCGCAGCACAACTTCCCCCATGGCATCGTGTCCTTCTGTGACGGCCTGGTCCACGAcccactccgtcacaaggccAACTTCCTCAAGTCGCTAATCACTGAT GCTCACATGAAGATATTTGCTGGGTATGGCTCCACAAAGGACATCTCGGTGTACTCCTCCATAGGACTGGCGCCCTCACAGATCTACATTGTTGGGCGACCAACCAAGAAGATGCAGCATCAGTGTCAG TTTATCACAGATGGCTACGCAGCCCACCTTTCCCAACTGGAGTATAACCACCGCTCACGGCCTGCCAAGAGTGGCAGCGCCCGCATGGTGCTCCGCAAGGGCAGTTTCGGCCTCGGGGCCAACAGCGACTTCCTGCGCAAACGCAACCACCTGCTGCGCACCATCTCCTCACAGCCGACGCCGAGCTCACCCACAGGGGCCAGTGGCCACGCCCGGCCTGAGCGCACCCAGAGCCAGTCGGACAGCGAGCGTGAGCGCACGGAGCGGGCGCAACGCAGCATGAGCATTGCTGCCGGCTGCTGGGGCCGCAGCGGCAGTGCCAAACAGGAGCCCGGGGCCCTCAGCCCCAAGTAG
- the pitpnm2 gene encoding membrane-associated phosphatidylinositol transfer protein 2 isoform X4 produces MLIKEYRIPMPMSVEEYRIAQLYMIQKKSREETCGEGSGVEILENRPYTDGPGGSGQYTHKVYHIGMHIPSWFRSILPKAALRVEEESWNAYPYTRTRYTCPFVEKFSIDIETYYKPDTGNQVDVFNLSSAEKRQRSLDPIDIVKDPIPPNEYKPEEDPRLYKSVKTKRGPLAEDWIEEFRNNPDKTPIMCAYKLCKVEFRYWGMQSKIERFIHDVGLRKVMVRAHRQAWCWQDEWCGLTMEDIRQLELETQLMLAQKMAQFSCTEETTDTGRATGSPEKDQGAKEVISSIEAEGSTGAVDTLQARAGLTKQWSTSSRSSRSSKRGGSPSRQSISEWRMQSIARDSEDSSDEEFFDAHEDLSDSEVVFPKEITKWSSNDLMDKIEAADVDESQGELYQETSGEYAVVASVETLNEDGSTQESLQPSKIHVLILVLHGGNILDTGGGDQSSKQGDVNTISTAFETVMRVHYPAALGRIAIRLVPCPAICAEAFSLVSNLSPYSYDEGCLSNSQDHIPLAALPLLATSSPQYQEAVATVIVRANQVYGDFIKSLEGATFSGQVCLIGDCVGGILGFDALCNSSQMVSESQNSSRRGSVVSVQDNDLLSPGIVVNSSYCSAASSLEGSRHLSRSNIDIPRSSGPDDPKKQLPRKRSDSSTYELDTIKQHQAFLSSLHSSVLRSDVGSRRSSSSTMLEGNSLGKFDFEVSDFFLFGSPLGLVLALRKTVIPMLDVAQLRPACQQVYNLFHPADPSASRLEPLLEKKFHLLPPFNVPRYQRFPLGDGNSALLVETIQSNPQLLMESGGTLSLRCQEGISETCIPVPVLNWQDGSLKATPVAAEPDVVQSHGGVFVDSSYPSSPITAPQCRGTRRASEVSIASQVSGMADSYTATNIANIAARWWGTKRIDFALYCPDALTAFPTVALPHLFHASYWESTDVVSFLLRQVMRHENSSILELDGKEVSEFTPSKPREKWLRKRTHVKIRNVTANHRVNDAVFTEDGQQVVTGRFMYGPLDMVTLTGEKVDIHIMTQPPSGEWVYFDTELTNSSGRVSYVIPEGKRLGIGVYPVKMVVRGDHTFADSYLTVLPRGTEFVVFSIDGSFAASVSIMGSDPKVRAGAVDVVRHWQDLGYLIIYITGRPDMQKQRVVAWLSQHNFPHGIVSFCDGLVHDPLRHKANFLKSLITDAHMKIFAGYGSTKDISVYSSIGLAPSQIYIVGRPTKKMQHQCQFITDGYAAHLSQLEYNHRSRPAKSGSARMVLRKGSFGLGANSDFLRKRNHLLRTISSQPTPSSPTGASGHARPERTQSQSDSERERTERAQRSMSIAAGCWGRSGSAKQEPGALSPK; encoded by the exons AAGAAGAGCCGCGAGGAGACCTGTGGCGAGGGCAGCGGGGTGGAGATCCTGGAGAACCGGCCTTACACAGACGGCCCGGGTGGCTCTGGCCAGTACACCCACAAGGTGTACCACATTGGCATGCACATTCCCAGCTGGTTCCGCTCCATCTTGCCCAAAGCGGCCCTGCGTGTGGAGGAGGAGTCCTGGAACGCCTACCCATACACGCGCACGCG ATACACTTGTCCCTTCGTGGAGAAGTTCTCTATTGACATTGAGACGTACTATAAACCCGACACGGGGAACCAGGTGGATGTCTTCAACTTGTCCTCTGCAGAGAAGAGACAGAGGAGTCTAG ACCCCATCGATATTGTGAAGGACCCCATCCCCCCAAATGAGTACAAACCAGAGGAGGACCCCCGCCTTTATAAGTCTGTGAAGACAAAGAGGGGGCCCCTAGCAGAAGACTGGATTGAGGAGTTCAGGAACAATCCGGACAAGACACCCATCATGTGTGCCTACAAGCTGTGCAAAGTGGAGTTCCGCTACTGGGGCATGCAGTCCAAAATCGAGCGTTTCATCCATGATGTGG GACTGCGGAAGGTGATGGTGCGAGCTCACCGCCAGGCCTGGTGCTGGCAGGACGAATGGTGTGGCCTCACCATGGAGGACATTcggcagctggagctggagacaCAGCTGATGCTGGCGCAGAAGATGGCACAGTTTAGCTGCACAGAGGAGACGACTGACACGGGCCGTGCCACTGGCTCACCTGAGAAGGACCAGGGTGCCAAGGAAGTGATCAGCTCTATCGAGGCGGAGGGATCAACGGGAGCAGTGGACACGCTGCAGGCACGGGCAGGTCTCACCAAGCAGTGGTCCACCTCCTCCAGGTCTTCACGCTCATCTAAGAGAGGAG GGAGTCCATCTCGGCAGAGTATCTCGGAGTGGAGGATGCAGAGCATTGCACGGGACTCCGAGGACAGCTCTGACGAGGAGTTCTTTGATGCTCACG AGGACCTTTCGGACAGTGAGGTTGTCTTCCCCAAGGAGATCACCAAGTGGAGCTCCAATGATTTGATGGACAAGATTGAGGCTGCCGACGTTGACGAAAGTCAAG GGGAGCTGTATCAGGAGACATCTGGAGAGTATGCAGTGGTGGCTAGTGTGGAGACGCTCAACGAG GATGGCTCCACACAGGAATCCCTGCAGCCATCCAAGATCCACGTCCTCATCCTTGTTTTGCATGGCGGTAACATCCTGGACACTGGCGGTGGTGACCAGAGCAGCAAGCAAGGGGACGTCAACACCATCAGCACAGCCTTTGAGACGGTGATGCGCGTGCACTATCCAGCAGCCCTGGGCCGCATTGCCATCCGCTTGGTGCCTTGCCCCGCCATCTGTGCCGAGGCTTTCTCCCTGGTGTCCAA CCTGAGCCCCTACAGCTACGATGAAGGGTGCCTCTCCAACAGCCAGGATCACATTCCATTGGCTGCCCTGCCACTGCTTGCCACCTCCTCGCCGCAGTACCAGGAAGCTGTGGCAACCGTCATCGTGCGGGCCAATCAGGTGTATGGTGACTTCATCAAGTCCCTGGAGGGCGCTACCTTCTCTGGACAG GTATGTCTGATTGGGGACTGCGTGGGAGGAATCCTCGGGTTCGATGCCCTCTGCAACAGCAGCCAGATGGTGTCTGAGAGCCAGAACAGCAGTCGGCGTGGCAGCGTGGTGAGCGTTCAG GATAACGACCTGCTGTCCCCTGGGATCGTCGTCAACAGCAGCTACTGCTCGGCAGCCTCCTCGCTGGAGGGCAGCCGCCACCTGAGCCGCAGTAACATCGACATCCCACGCTCCAGCGGGCCCGACGACCCAAAGAAGCAGCTGCCTCGCAAGCGCAGCGACTCGTCCACTTACGAGCTCGACACCATCAAGCAGCACCAGGCGTTCCTGTCCAG CCTGCACTCCAGTGTGCTGAGGAGCGATGTAGGCTCCCgcaggtccagcagcagcactatgCTGGAGGGGAACTCTTTGGGCAAGTTTGACTTTGAGGTGTCGGACTTCTTCCTCTTTGGATCCCCCCTGGGCCTGGTGCTCGCCCTCAGAAAGACTGTCATTCCAATGCTGGACG TGGCCCAGCTCCGACCAGCCTGCCAGCAAGTGTACAACCTCTTCCACCCTGCTGACCCCTCAGCTTCACGCCTTGAGCCCCTTCTGGAGAAGAAATTCCACCTTCTGCCCCCATTCAACGTGCCCCGGTATCAGCGCTTTCCGCTCGGGGACGGCAACTCTGCTCTGCTGG TGGAGACAATCCAGAGCAACCCCCAGCTCCTGATGGAGAGTGGGGGCACCCTCTCCCTACGCTGCCAGGAAGGCATCAGCGAGACCTGCATCCCCGTGCCCGTGTTAAACTGGCAGGACGGTTCCCTGAAGGCCACGCCTGTTGCAGCAGAGC CAGATGTTGTTCAGTCTCATGGTGGTGTCTTCGTGGACAGTTCGTACCCCTCCTCTCCCATTACTGCCCCCCAGTGCCGGGGCACAAGGAGGGCCAGTGAGGTCAGCATTGCCAGCCAGGTCTCAGGAATGGCAGACAGTTACACTGCCACCAACATAGCCAACA TCGCAGCCCGCTGGTGGGGCACCAAGCGGATCGACTTTGCACTCTACTGCCCTGATGCCCTGACTGCCTTTCCTACTGTGGCCCTGCCCCACCTCTTTCACGCTTCCTACTGGGAGTCCACCGATGTGGTGTCCTTCCTGCTCCGACAG GTCATGAGACATGAGAATTCCAGCATCCTGGAGCTGGATGGCAAGGAGGTGTCTGAGTTCACTCCCTCCAAACCGCGTGAGAAGTGGCTAAGGAAGAGGACCCACGTAAAGATCAGG AATGTCACAGCCAACCACAGGGTGAACGATGCAGTATTCACAGAAgatggacagcaggtagtgacTGGAAGGTTCATGTACGGCCCACTGGATATGGTCACATTGACCGGGGAGAAG GTGGACATCCACATCATGACCCAGCCTCCGTCAGGGGAGTGGGTGTACTTTGACACCGAGCTGACCAACAGTAGCGGCCGTGTCTCTTATGTAATCCCCGAGGGTAAACGGCTGGGTATCGGGGTCTACCCAGTGAAGATGGTGGTCAG GGGTGACCACACCTTTGCAGACAGCTACTTGACCGTGCTGCCTCGTGGGACTGAGTTTGTGGTGTTCAGCATTGACGGGTCTTTTGCAGCCAGTGTGTCCATCATGGGCAGTGACCCTAAAGTGCGGGCTGGGGCAGTAGACGTCGTCAG ACACTGGCAGGACCTGGGCTACCTGATCATCTACATCACGGGCCGGCCAGACATGCAGAAGCAGCGTGTGGTTGCCTGGCTCTCGCAGCACAACTTCCCCCATGGCATCGTGTCCTTCTGTGACGGCCTGGTCCACGAcccactccgtcacaaggccAACTTCCTCAAGTCGCTAATCACTGAT GCTCACATGAAGATATTTGCTGGGTATGGCTCCACAAAGGACATCTCGGTGTACTCCTCCATAGGACTGGCGCCCTCACAGATCTACATTGTTGGGCGACCAACCAAGAAGATGCAGCATCAGTGTCAG TTTATCACAGATGGCTACGCAGCCCACCTTTCCCAACTGGAGTATAACCACCGCTCACGGCCTGCCAAGAGTGGCAGCGCCCGCATGGTGCTCCGCAAGGGCAGTTTCGGCCTCGGGGCCAACAGCGACTTCCTGCGCAAACGCAACCACCTGCTGCGCACCATCTCCTCACAGCCGACGCCGAGCTCACCCACAGGGGCCAGTGGCCACGCCCGGCCTGAGCGCACCCAGAGCCAGTCGGACAGCGAGCGTGAGCGCACGGAGCGGGCGCAACGCAGCATGAGCATTGCTGCCGGCTGCTGGGGCCGCAGCGGCAGTGCCAAACAGGAGCCCGGGGCCCTCAGCCCCAAGTAG